TATCATGCACCGCAACTAAACGCTTAACTTCTACATCAAAGCCTGTCTCTTCCTTAACTTCCTTAATGGTGTTAGACAAGATAGACTCTTGTACGTCACACCAACCTCCCGGTAATGCCCAGAGCCCATTGGCTTCTTGAACTAAAAGGATCTTATCTTCTTGAAAAATAGCCGCTCGTGTATCAATTTTAGGAGTCTGGTAACCATCCTCACTAGCAAAAAGTTCTGTAACCACTGACTTGGGAATTCCAGAAGCTGCACTCATCATTTGACTAGCAATGTCCCGAATTTCCTCGTAGCGCTCACGGTCAAAAACAGCTGGATCATAAGCCAAACCATTTTGGGCTAGGGCTTGTAAACGAACAGCCCATTCTAACCAAGCTTCTTCTTTCATATTAAGCCTCCTCGGAAACAGCTGACCACTCAATCAAAGCTTGTGCATTAATTTGCCCCTCTGTCGTAATTTGATGACGGCTGATCCTATCTTCTAAAAGCACTTCTGAGACAATGTCACGGCCATAGTGAATCTCTTTGACATACTTAAGATCGATGTGTTTTGGATAATGCGTTTTTAGAAAATCAATAGGCATGACATCATAAATCCAGTCCAAGTATTTACTATTATTAACATGCCCATTCATGTCCAAATCAAAATAGCGCACATGATAGTCCGTTTTAGCAGCATTTTCT
The sequence above is drawn from the Streptococcus pluranimalium genome and encodes:
- a CDS encoding NUDIX hydrolase N-terminal domain-containing protein, with protein sequence MKEEAWLEWAVRLQALAQNGLAYDPAVFDRERYEEIRDIASQMMSAASGIPKSVVTELFASEDGYQTPKIDTRAAIFQEDKILLVQEANGLWALPGGWCDVQESILSNTIKEVKEETGFDVEVKRLVAVHDKRKNNQANTALRVIKHFVLCHYISGSFQANSETLDAKYFELHQLPELSQNKTTEKQIRLCYEAYKAKYWETVFD